CGAGAAACGAACGTCACGATAACGAACGATGTCAGAAGCGAAGCAACCGACAACGACGGCGAAATTGAGGGAGTGCGATAGGTTGCAGCGCGCGCTAACGGATTGTCACAAGCGGATCGGGCCGGGTCGGGAGGCGGCGTGCCGGCACCTGAACCGGGGATTGGCGGAGTGCTTGGTGTCGGTGGCGTGCCCAGAAGAGTGGGAAGCGGTTCGGAGCCTGTGCGGGAGTGGAGGAACGGGGCTGAAGCGGAGCCAGTGCCAGGAGGCACAGCTGTCGCTCTCGGTCTGCCTCTCGTCGCACCAACACCGACTCAGCTCAAATGCAGATCAATAGAAGAAAtgttatttaattatttgttcGTAGTTAGAAAGCAGattaagaaaaggaaaaaaaacttaatttgtTGGATTAAGCTTttctttttgtgtgtgtgaCTGAATTACTGAGAATCAAGATCGCATTTTCAGAACTCCATCTCATCAAAAGATCCTGAATAATAGTTCGCACGACGACAGATGGTCTGACAAAAGACATTTACTGATCGAACAAACGGTAGATGTCCCGAGACCACCACCGTTGGACTCGCCTCAAGCCCCGAGCTCGAGAGCAAAGCCCAGTCTTCAAACAAGCACGCACGGCGGCGCAACGTAGCCTTGGGGAAATCTGCAGAAACCGGTCAATTCGACTCAACCGGATCGGACTGGGGTAAAACCGGCCGGACCGGATCTAATCAGACAGTCGGACAGATTAAGTTGGGTCAAACCGGATGGATCGGGCCGAGTCAGACCGGTCAAACCGGTCAAACCGGGTCGGACCGGCCAAGTCAGATCGGTATAATCGGGTTGGATCGAGTGAAACACGCGGAAAAAATGGTCGAACCGATTGGACCGGGCCGTATTAGACTGATGGATGGACTCGAGTTCAGATCGAATAGGAGCGGCTCCACCGTTGACCAGGAACCGTTTGAAGGGTGAGGTTCAGCTCTAGCTCGCTTCGTTCAAAGGATCAGGTTCATATCCAACTAGGTCGGGATCTGAAGCAGGAAAAACCTGACCCATATGCTTTGGTCTTTCCCATATCAGGTTCAGATCCAGCTATACTTTAAAGCTAATGGCTTTCTCCCTCCCAGGTTCTGCCGGAAATTACGAATTTGGGTGCTGTGAAAAACAGAAGCAGTTGTCACAAATGCATTTGACTGCGTGTTGAAGAATGCATCAAATTAAGGAAGAACAAGACAACTTACAGTAATCAATCATCAAACTAGCAATTAAATTGCCCTTGAAGGGGGTATAAGGGAGATAGCAAAGGTGATGTTCTTGGTGAGCACCGAGTTCGACCGGCCAAACTCTGAGTACAAGATGCTATTGTATTATTACCTTTGACATGAAAGTTGCTCCCCATCATGCAATCTTATGTAGAaaacttagagcatctccaacaaTTATGTTAAATTAGGGCTAACACATAACATTATATTCTTGTTTAGGTGAATCAGTAGGGGTTCATTAACATTTTATTAGAAAGAAATTGTGGTTGTGGATCGTATTCTTGTTCAACTCTGGTAAAAGTTGGAATACCTTTTACCTCTTACgaaatttgagttttgagttAAGTCATTCCTCTTATTTACTTGTATTGAGTGCCACTGGACCAAACAATCATGTGCTACTTTAGTCTTAATTACAACTTATATTAGAAACTCTAATCCATCATACTTAAGTGTATGACAAACTCGTTCAAAAAGACGGATATGAAGAGTACATAGTTAATGGTATTCAGCAACGTGTCTTTTGAGTGAGAGAAATGCATGATATATAACTAGATAAAGCTCAATTTTTATTGACAAAAGTTAAGATGCAAGgttcaaaaacacaaaagcaCGAGTTACAAATGGAACCAAAACGCACAACCTCAACACACAAACGATATGTAGTTTGATCTGCAAGCTGCAGCGTACACAAACTATGTAGAAAACCTGTCTCTGTCATGAGGAGAAGAGTAGTCGATATTTGGGCCGATAGGAACTATTCCGAATGGATTGATAGCCGCAATGCTGTAATAGCCTTGCTTTATGTGATCTATGTTGACTGTGCTGCTCACTCCAGGAACTTGGAAGATATCTTTCGTGTAGTTAAACAAATTAGGGTATTCTCGTAGCAGTTTCTTGTTGCACTTGAAGTTGACTGCGTAAGCCTGCCATCAATGGGAAAAAATTGAATCGTTAAAGACAATGTAACAACATCGGTGCAGAAGAAACAGGCAGATTTTCTGACAATATAAAATCTTGATCGAGGAAACAAGTATCAGTACCTCGTCGAATCTGATAAGAGTGACAAACAGCCGAATATCTGCTTCAGACAACGTGTTCCCACACAAGTATCGTTGCTTGCTAAGTATCTCCTCGCATTTATCCAAAGCTTCGAACAATTCTTTCACAGCCTGAGAAGAGAGAGGTTAACCAGTGAAACTAATTACAAATAGTCCTTAAAGAGAATGTAAACACCAGAACCTACACAGTCGAAACTAATTACAGCTTGCAAAACATACCTCGTCATAAGGCTCCTGCTTCCTCGCAAACCCACATTTATAGACACCGTTATTTATCTTGTCATATATCCATTCATTCGTCTGATCAATCTGAGATTGCAAGTGAGGAGGACACAAGTCCAAAGATGCGTTTTCAGCTATGTCGTTGAATTCAGTATTAAACATACGAATAATCTCTGAACTCTCGTTGTTGAcaattgttttaagttttttatcCCATAGAACCTACAAAAGTGAAAAGATCAATCACTTAGTTCCAGAAGAGAGCAACAACCAGAATAACAAAAgcgaaaggaaagaaaaatgaaaaggccACTTATGAGTGAACATACTGGAACTGTGTACTTTCCGGTATAATGTGTGCTTGCAAGTTCGTAAAGTTCTCTAATAGTTTTTGCTCCGTTCAAAGGGTCAGGTTC
This genomic stretch from Pyrus communis chromosome 2, drPyrComm1.1, whole genome shotgun sequence harbors:
- the LOC137723638 gene encoding uncharacterized protein, coding for MSEAKQPTTTAKLRECDRLQRALTDCHKRIGPGREAACRHLNRGLAECLVSVACPEEWEAVRSLCGSGGTGLKRSQCQEAQLSLSVCLSSHQHRLSSNADQ
- the LOC137726491 gene encoding uncharacterized protein, whose product is MAQPMEISQSGAFVRAPSVFRNFISRDPNSQFPAEPGRYHLYISYLCPWACRCLAYLKLKGLEKAISFTSVKPKWERTKESDEHMGWVFPASDTEVAGAEPDPLNGAKTIRELYELASTHYTGKYTVPVLWDKKLKTIVNNESSEIIRMFNTEFNDIAENASLDLCPPHLQSQIDQTNEWIYDKINNGVYKCGFARKQEPYDEAVKELFEALDKCEEILSKQRYLCGNTLSEADIRLFVTLIRFDEAYAVNFKCNKKLLREYPNLFNYTKDIFQVPGVSSTVNIDHIKQGYYSIAAINPFGIVPIGPNIDYSSPHDRDRFST